CAGGGATTCCGTAAATATCTTGATTGGTGCTTAAAGCGCAACCATAAAGAGGTCGGGCTTACGCATATCCTCGAGGCAACAGGCGTTTATCACGAGAACCTATGTTATTATTTGCATAACCAAGGTGAGCAGGTATGCGTTTTATTGCCCCAGAAAGTGAAATACTTTATAAAGAGCTTGAACGTCAAGACCAAGACGGATACAACCGATGCGAAGGCGATTGCCGAATACGGCCTTTGCTGTAAGTTTCAATTATGGGAACCCCTCAGCGAGAACTTCAAACATATCAGGGATTTATGCAGGACGGTAAGCCAGCTTAAGAAAAGCAAGGGCGCTCTCCAATCCCAATTACATGCCCTCAACAGTAGCCATAATTCAAACAAGGAGGGTTTAGGGGCAATGGAGCATTTGGTCAACGAGCACAAAAAAAGCATAAAAGAGTGTGAGGCTGCAATCCTGGCCCTATCAAAAGAAGATAAGGGACTATGGGAAAAGGTGGAAAGGATAACGGAGATAAAAGGAGTCCAGGCACTAACCGTTCTAAAGCTATTGGCCGAGACCGATGGGTTTAGAAAAGTAGGCAGCATTAAAAAACTGGTCAGTTACGCAGGTCTTGATGTAATCGAAAACCAGTCTGGAAGCCGGCAAGGAAAAACAAGGATATCGAAGAAAGGGAACACGTTTATCAGGGAGGCTCTCTATATGCCCGCATTATGCGCAACACAGCACAACAAAAATATGAGGGCGTTTTACGAGATGCTGGAACAAAGGCAGGCTACAAGTAAACAGGGGGTGGTAGCGGTAATGAGAAAGCTGTTGGTCGTGATATATTCCCTGTGGAAAAGCGGGAGAAAGTACAACGAGAACCACGAGTGGAAAGAAAAGGGCAAGGTTTCCCTTGCCCGCAGGATAGCTGTTTAAAACTTCCTATTTCTGTTGATACAAAAAAAGTGATTTTTTTGGTTTTATTTTGGTTTTTAACACAGTATCTTTCAGGGCTGCAAACCTATAGCCCTTTGCTAATCCCTTATTTCAAAACCACAAACTTCCTGGAAATTTCTTCTTCCCTGTAGGTAATGGCTAAGATATAGCCGCCTGTTCCCAGCATTGACACATCAAAATCAAAGTGCGAATAGCCTTTTGGGATTTCCTCATCGACCAGGGTGCCGAGTTGCGCCCCATTGTATGCGATCAGCTCAATTTTAATATTGGCCGCGGCCGGAGCTATAAGATCCAGAGAAAGTATGTCCTTAGCGGGATTGGGAAAAAGACTACCAACTACTATTTCCGGTTTCACACTTGTGCAGCTTTTGTTGTCGGCCGGAGTTTGGTCGGCATTCCCATCGGGATAGGTCGCGTTTACGCAGAGATAAAATTGCTGGTCGCAGTCGAGGATTTCAGTGGCGGAAGTAAATTCATATACCGCAATATCCCCGGGTTGTAGGTTTCCTTCCCATATTTCACTGATGGAAATTTTTTCATTTAAGCGCAGGGTGAATTTTACCGAAGTAATGGGTAAGGTGCCCTGGTTGGCGAAGCGGACAGCAGTTGACAAACTATAACTACAATCTTCATTCACATCGCGCTCAGTGAGCAGATCCATAATGATCAGGTCGTAAAGCGCATCTGTAATAAAAATAGAACTGAAAGCAGTATCCGTACATCCGGCAGCACTTTCTGCTACAAGTACAATCCCGTAATCTCCTTCACCGGTATAAATATGAACGGGCTCGGGCGTACTGTCAATTGCTGAACCATCACCAAAATTCCAGTAATAGTCCGTGGCGCCAATACTTTGATTGTTGAAGCTCACTTCAAGGGGCGCGCCACCGAAAGTCGGACTGAAATTAAATGCAGCCTCCGGTCCCTCGAGCACATTTACACTTTGAGTTGCAGCTGATTCACAGCCTTTTTCGGTCTTTATTTCAAGGGTCACATTATAAGTGCCGGTATCACTATATGTATGTATGGGATTGGGCAGGCGCGAAATAAAGCTGCTGTCGCCAAAAGTCCAAACGCGGGCAATAATGGAATCTCCAAGTATCAATTCCGTTTGATCTGAAAATTGGGCAGGTACTCCCGGGCAGGAACTTGTTGCCAAAAAGCTGACCTGTGGTTGCGGTGCTATGGTTATCAGTTTGCTCGTGCTTTCCGTACAGCCTATTGCATTGCTTACGGTAAGCTCTACATTGTATTGGCCGGAAAGGATGTAATTGTTTTTTGGATTTTGTTGGGTAGATGTTTTGCCATCCCCAAACTCCCAGAACCAACTTGTATTGGAAAAATTGGGGGAAGCGTCAAAAAACTGAACATCTGTACCGAGGCAGAGGTTTTCTGCTTCTATGGCAGGGTTAATGGCCGGAAAGACATCCACCTCTTTCATAAGGGTATCGCTACAACCATTGCCGGCAATTACGATATGATAAACCGGATAGCTGCCGGCTGAGTCGTATTGTACCACCGGGTTCATGACATGGGCGGTGTCGCCATTGGCCAAATACCATGTTCTGTCGAGGATAAAGCTGCCAAAAGGTGGAGCACTGAGCTCCTGGAAAGTCACCGGCTGACCGGCACAGGTCGTATTGTTTATAAAATTGGCAATAGGCCGGGGCTTGACAGCAATTGATTGGCTTCCCGTTCCGGTACAGCCGCTGTCGGTTTCTACCGTCAACTGAACGGTGTAGGTGCCGGTAGTATCGTAAACATGGGTGGGGTTTTCATCCTGGGCGCTGCTTTGATCGCCAAAGTTCCATTGCCAGAACACAATACTGCCCGTATTTGTTGTGGACTGATCGGTAAATTCCACGGCACTGCCCTCGCAATTGTTGTCCACCGCAAAGTTGACCACCGGGGCATCGCCCTTTATATTGATCAAAATGCTGTCGCTGGCAATACAACCCAAACTGTTGGTGGCAGTCAGGTAATAATAGCCGGCTGTAGTAACAGTAGTAGTGGGATCATTGCCCCCGGGCGACCAGTTGTAACCCACAATACCGATAGTGTCAATAGCCCCGATACTATTTCCCGCACATAGACTGGCGCTATCCTCCAGCAAATCCCTCAATGCAAAGGAATCTATATGTACAAATAGGGTGTCGCTGGTAAAGCTGCAGCTAGGGGTATTAGTATCTTGTACCGAATAATAATAAAAACCCGCTTCTGTAATGTATTTCACCGTATTGGTATCCCCGTCATTCCATTCGAAATTATTGTAGATGGATTTGTTGATTTGGGTGTTGTAGGTGAGGGTGTCGCCCAGGCAGATACTGGTGTCGCCTGAGAAGGTAGTGATATCATAGTTGATATTGATGGTGTCTGAAGATACTACACCAAAAATATTTGTCACTTCTATCCAGAATTTGCCGCCCGGAAAGGGAATATCAATAGAAGCAGTAGTGTCTCCAGTTTTCCACAAATAAGAAGTGAGCCAGTCTTTTTGGGCAGAGATTGTGGTATCGCAGAAGCCATAAGGAATGGTAATATCCGGGCCAAGATTAACCGGTGGAGCGTATTTGTTATAAATATACGACTCAACTTGTCTTTGCTCTGTAGAGTCAAGGGATTTATCGAACAAAATTATTTCAGCAATACTACCATTGAAATATTGGAAACCTTGTGCATAACCTATCAAATAATTGTCATTTAAAAAAGTACCCGAAAGACTTGTATTATTGGAAATAGCTCTCTGAGAGCTATTAATAAAAAGTCGGGTATTTGTTTCATATGATTTAATCATCCCATAGAGCCCATAAATAAAGCCAGTATTGGGCATGCTATTATTTACATCTAGTATTTGGTTATTGCCACTATTGTTATTTGTAAATGTGAATCGTTGACTAAACATCCTTCTGTACAACCACATACCATTTGAATTATCGCCAATATTAAACAAACCAGCAGCGACACCAGTTTGGCTCCTTCCTTTTGTAACTATGAAAATAGAAATTGAACTAGTGTCTAATCCTGGAATTTGTGGTCCATTAAGAAAGTCGTTTGCACCATCAAAGGATATAGCTGGATAATTATTAATTTCTGATACAGATGGAATAAATACAGGTTTATTTGGGGTATTTAATTGAGTAGCATGAAAATCATTTCCGCTTAAATCAGACCACTGACTAACAGTGTCAGATGTCATTACAACACCTGAATCCGCTCTTAACCATAGAGTTAACCCATTCAAATCAGAAGGGGAAAAGACTGAAAATTCTGAAAATTCTGAATTGGTTGAATCATTACAATAGTTATAAGCAATTACTTTCCAGAAATAAGTTTGGTTACCAGGCAAACTTATTTTTATGCTGTTACCTGTAATGTTGGTATATGTTTGTGCACTTGTAAATGCATTACTGGTATCAACCAAAAGAGAATATCGAACAGCATTGTTTACTACGTTCCATGTGAAATCAATTGAGTAATCACTTAATTGATCGTTATTTTTTGGATATAATAAATCAGGTTTAGAAGGTTTAGCAGCAGTTGAAACTATATTAACAGGCTTAGATAAAGTATCACTACACCCTTGATCTGTAGTTACAAATAATTCAACATCATAAATTGAATCAACCGCATAAGTATGTGAGGGGTTTGAGAAAACAGAAGATGAACCATCACCAAAATCCCAATACCATTGATTTATTGATGCACCCAAAGGAGCAATGCTTGAATCAATAAAAAAATATTGGTTTGATACACAACCCGTATCATTTGAAAAATTTGCAAATGGTAAATCATATATTAATACATCCCTTGTAGTAGAATTGACACACCCTGCAGAAGTGGTTGCAGTTAATGTTACAGTATGAATTCCAGGCGAGGAAAAAATATAAGATGGGTTAGTTGAAGTATCTGTATCATTATTTCCAAAATCCCAGACAAATGAAACTATAGTTGAAGTATCAGTTGTCGATGAAGAATTTGTTGGGGAATAAGTTTCACCCAAACATAAAGAGTCACTGTTAAATGATACAATAGGGGCGTTGCCAATAATATTAGCATAGATGGTATCTTTCCCAATGCATCCAAATTGGTTAGTAACTGCTATGCTATAACTACCAGAGGTATCTATACTAATATTATTTGTCGTATCACCATTTGACCAACTAAAAGTATAATTTTCTAAATTAGATGATGGTGAAATTAAACCTATCAGGTTTCCAGCGCAAAGATTAGTATCCGAACCAATAGAAACTAAATTTTTGAACGTATCAACAGATACTTCAACTGTATCAGAGTATACATAACAACCAGTAGAATCAGTTATTTTAACAGAATACATGCCATCAGATGCGATATTTAAATTGGAAGAAGTATCTCCTGTATTCCATTCGTAAAAATAAGGGGCATTTGAAAGTTGGGGTTCTGTATTAAGTGTATCTCCAAGGCATATTGTGGTATCATTTTGATTTAAGTCAGAATTTGGGAAAAATATTTGTATTGTATCAGTAGAAGATTGATTAAATATATTATTGACTGTAACGGAATAAATTCCAGTTGAATTTACATTGATTGACGGTGTTGTTTCCCCAGTGCTCCAAGTGTAAGAATTATACCATGCTTTCTCCGCTGTAATTGTTGTATCGCATAAACTATAAGGGATAAAAATATCCGGGCCAAGACTCACAGGCGGGGCATATTTGTTATTTAGGTAGTTTTCTATCTGTAACCTCTCCTGTGAACTCAATTCTTTTTTGTACACTATTATTTCTGCAATTTCCCCATTGTAGTATTGAAAACCTTGTGCAAAACCAATAATGTAATTGTCATTGGTAAAAGAGCTTGACAGACTTACATTATTTGAAATTGCGCTTTGTGCGCCATTGATAAACAGTTTGGTATTACTACTATATGATTTAACCATGCCATGAATTCTATAGGGGAACCCTGAATTCGGCATGCTGTTTGGTATATCTAACACCTGACTATTACTTCCAACATTATTGATAAATGTGTAACGTTCGCTAAACATTCTTCGATAAATCCACATTCCTGTAGAAAGAGCTCCGATATTAAATATGCCGGCAGCAGAGCCAGTTTGACTATTTCCTTTTGTTACTATAAAAACAGAAACTGAAGAGGTATTTATACCAGGAATTATTGGGCCATCGAGATAATCATTACTTCCATCAAAGGAAATTGTAGCTTTGTTATTAAGAAGAGGGACTGAGTTAATTTGCGTAGGCCCGTTACCGGGAGTAGATTGAGCATGAAAATTATTTCCGCTTAAATCTGACCACTGACTAACCTCTCCAGCAGTCAAAGTCACCCCGGAATCTGCGGATAACCAAACTGATAGGTCTGAAACATCAAGGGGTGTAAACTGACAATATGACTTATTGTAAGTATATAATAGTGCAAAAACAGCTAAGAGGAACCTTACAGTACTTGTCATTTGCTAAACTTATTTTTGTAAATTTACAAAAAAATAAAAAGCCTTGTTTTAAGCTAAACACATTGTTTTCTTAATTAATGCAATTTCAAAAAAAATAGTTATTCTAAATGCAAAAAAAAGGTATAATTACCCAGTCGAATTATATACCATGGAAAGGATATTTTTACAGTATTGATGAAGTAGATACCTATGTAGTTTATGATGATGTCCAATATACCCGAAGAGATTGGAGGAACAGAAACTTGATTAAAACCCCGCAAGGTTTAAAATGGTTAACCATACCAGTTGACGTTAAAGGTAAATATTATCAAAAAATAAAAGACGCCAAAATTGCCAAAAGTGGATGGAATAAATCACATTGGGATACCATTAAGCAAAACTACAAGGATGCAAAATGTTTTAAGGAAATGAGCATTTGGTTGGAACCTTTATACATGAATTGTAAATATGAATTTTTAACTGACATCAATTTGTATTTCATCAAAAATATAAATGAGTTCTTAGGTATAGAAACAGATATCCGGTTTTCTTCAGAGTTTGATTTACCAGAAGATAAAACACAAAGGTTGGTAAATATATGTAAAGAACTTAAAGTTACAGATTATTATACTGGCGATTCAGCAAAATCTTATATTGATATAAACAAGTTTTCAGAGGAGGATATCAATGTGCATTATTGGGATTTTCAGGGCTTTCCAACTTACAGACAATTACATGGAGAGTTTGTCCATGGCGTAAGTATCATTGACCTTATTATGAATGAAGGTAATGATACCCCTTATTTCTTAAAAAAGACTGTATGAATAAAGACTTGATAAAAGAAGTTAATAAGTACTATACAGAAAAGGTGCTTTCATATGGTGCCTCTCCTAAAGGAGCCGATTGGAATGGTACAGAATCTCAAATTATTAGATTCGAACAACTTTTAAAATTGATTCCTGATATAAAAAAACCATTTTCATTATTGGATTATGGCTGTGGTTATGGTTCAATGTTAGGCTATTTAAATGAACATTTAATCAAAGCAGATTATACTGGCTATGATATCTCTGAAGAGATGA
This genomic window from Chitinophagales bacterium contains:
- a CDS encoding WbqC family protein — protein: MQKKGIITQSNYIPWKGYFYSIDEVDTYVVYDDVQYTRRDWRNRNLIKTPQGLKWLTIPVDVKGKYYQKIKDAKIAKSGWNKSHWDTIKQNYKDAKCFKEMSIWLEPLYMNCKYEFLTDINLYFIKNINEFLGIETDIRFSSEFDLPEDKTQRLVNICKELKVTDYYTGDSAKSYIDINKFSEEDINVHYWDFQGFPTYRQLHGEFVHGVSIIDLIMNEGNDTPYFLKKTV
- a CDS encoding PKD domain-containing protein, whose translation is MTSTVRFLLAVFALLYTYNKSYCQFTPLDVSDLSVWLSADSGVTLTAGEVSQWSDLSGNNFHAQSTPGNGPTQINSVPLLNNKATISFDGSNDYLDGPIIPGINTSSVSVFIVTKGNSQTGSAAGIFNIGALSTGMWIYRRMFSERYTFINNVGSNSQVLDIPNSMPNSGFPYRIHGMVKSYSSNTKLFINGAQSAISNNVSLSSSFTNDNYIIGFAQGFQYYNGEIAEIIVYKKELSSQERLQIENYLNNKYAPPVSLGPDIFIPYSLCDTTITAEKAWYNSYTWSTGETTPSINVNSTGIYSVTVNNIFNQSSTDTIQIFFPNSDLNQNDTTICLGDTLNTEPQLSNAPYFYEWNTGDTSSNLNIASDGMYSVKITDSTGCYVYSDTVEVSVDTFKNLVSIGSDTNLCAGNLIGLISPSSNLENYTFSWSNGDTTNNISIDTSGSYSIAVTNQFGCIGKDTIYANIIGNAPIVSFNSDSLCLGETYSPTNSSSTTDTSTIVSFVWDFGNNDTDTSTNPSYIFSSPGIHTVTLTATTSAGCVNSTTRDVLIYDLPFANFSNDTGCVSNQYFFIDSSIAPLGASINQWYWDFGDGSSSVFSNPSHTYAVDSIYDVELFVTTDQGCSDTLSKPVNIVSTAAKPSKPDLLYPKNNDQLSDYSIDFTWNVVNNAVRYSLLVDTSNAFTSAQTYTNITGNSIKISLPGNQTYFWKVIAYNYCNDSTNSEFSEFSVFSPSDLNGLTLWLRADSGVVMTSDTVSQWSDLSGNDFHATQLNTPNKPVFIPSVSEINNYPAISFDGANDFLNGPQIPGLDTSSISIFIVTKGRSQTGVAAGLFNIGDNSNGMWLYRRMFSQRFTFTNNNSGNNQILDVNNSMPNTGFIYGLYGMIKSYETNTRLFINSSQRAISNNTSLSGTFLNDNYLIGYAQGFQYFNGSIAEIILFDKSLDSTEQRQVESYIYNKYAPPVNLGPDITIPYGFCDTTISAQKDWLTSYLWKTGDTTASIDIPFPGGKFWIEVTNIFGVVSSDTININYDITTFSGDTSICLGDTLTYNTQINKSIYNNFEWNDGDTNTVKYITEAGFYYYSVQDTNTPSCSFTSDTLFVHIDSFALRDLLEDSASLCAGNSIGAIDTIGIVGYNWSPGGNDPTTTVTTAGYYYLTATNSLGCIASDSILINIKGDAPVVNFAVDNNCEGSAVEFTDQSTTNTGSIVFWQWNFGDQSSAQDENPTHVYDTTGTYTVQLTVETDSGCTGTGSQSIAVKPRPIANFINNTTCAGQPVTFQELSAPPFGSFILDRTWYLANGDTAHVMNPVVQYDSAGSYPVYHIVIAGNGCSDTLMKEVDVFPAINPAIEAENLCLGTDVQFFDASPNFSNTSWFWEFGDGKTSTQQNPKNNYILSGQYNVELTVSNAIGCTESTSKLITIAPQPQVSFLATSSCPGVPAQFSDQTELILGDSIIARVWTFGDSSFISRLPNPIHTYSDTGTYNVTLEIKTEKGCESAATQSVNVLEGPEAAFNFSPTFGGAPLEVSFNNQSIGATDYYWNFGDGSAIDSTPEPVHIYTGEGDYGIVLVAESAAGCTDTAFSSIFITDALYDLIIMDLLTERDVNEDCSYSLSTAVRFANQGTLPITSVKFTLRLNEKISISEIWEGNLQPGDIAVYEFTSATEILDCDQQFYLCVNATYPDGNADQTPADNKSCTSVKPEIVVGSLFPNPAKDILSLDLIAPAAANIKIELIAYNGAQLGTLVDEEIPKGYSHFDFDVSMLGTGGYILAITYREEEISRKFVVLK
- a CDS encoding IS110 family transposase — protein: MKIVKHVVGIDVSSETFDVCFKAELEDQQRITKGTRSFENNAQGFRKYLDWCLKRNHKEVGLTHILEATGVYHENLCYYLHNQGEQVCVLLPQKVKYFIKSLNVKTKTDTTDAKAIAEYGLCCKFQLWEPLSENFKHIRDLCRTVSQLKKSKGALQSQLHALNSSHNSNKEGLGAMEHLVNEHKKSIKECEAAILALSKEDKGLWEKVERITEIKGVQALTVLKLLAETDGFRKVGSIKKLVSYAGLDVIENQSGSRQGKTRISKKGNTFIREALYMPALCATQHNKNMRAFYEMLEQRQATSKQGVVAVMRKLLVVIYSLWKSGRKYNENHEWKEKGKVSLARRIAV